The stretch of DNA GTCACCATGCCGCCGGTGCCCACCTTCGAGCCCACGCGCGCGACGTCGACGTCGTCGAGGTCGTCCGGGCCGTGCACGTCGGTGATCGGCCGCGACTCCGGCAGCGACGGGTGCCCCGTGTAGAGCCCGTCGACGTCGGACAGCAGCACCAGCAGGTCGGCGTGCACCAGGTGGGCGACGAGCGCGGCCAGCCGGTCGTTGTCGCCGAAGCGGATCTCGCTCGTGGCCACGGTGTCGTTCTCGTTGACGACGGGCAGCACGCCGAGCTCGTGCAGGCGCGCGAACGTCTGGTGCGCGTTGCGGTAGTGGCTGCGCCGCGTGACGTCCTCGACGGTCAGCAGCACCTGCCCGACGGTGATCCCGTGCGCCGCGAACCGCTCGGAGTAGTGCGCCACGAGCGCGCCCTGGCCGACGCTGGCGGCCGCCTGCTGGGTCGGCAGGTCACGCGGGCGCGTCGTCAGACCGAGCGGGCCCAGTCCCGCGGCGATCGCACCCGAGCTCACCAGCACGACCTCGTCGCCACGGCGGCGTGCCGCGGCGAGGGCGTCGACGACGTGGCCGACCTTCTCCGGGTCGAGGTGCCCCGCCGCCGAGGTCAGCGACGACGAGCCGACC from Aeromicrobium erythreum encodes:
- the proB gene encoding glutamate 5-kinase, yielding MSARRVVVKVGSSSLTSAAGHLDPEKVGHVVDALAAARRRGDEVVLVSSGAIAAGLGPLGLTTRPRDLPTQQAAASVGQGALVAHYSERFAAHGITVGQVLLTVEDVTRRSHYRNAHQTFARLHELGVLPVVNENDTVATSEIRFGDNDRLAALVAHLVHADLLVLLSDVDGLYTGHPSLPESRPITDVHGPDDLDDVDVARVGSKVGTGGMVTKVEAARIATGAGIPVVLARADHARAAVLGEQVGTRFHPTGRRRPTRLLWLEHASETKGRLLVDDGAVRALTVRKASLLAAGIVGVEGEFGAGEPVDVVAPDGTVVARGLVTYDSAELPTLLGRSTPDLAADLGADYEREVVHRDDLVVLHPH